A window of Bombina bombina isolate aBomBom1 chromosome 5, aBomBom1.pri, whole genome shotgun sequence genomic DNA:
tctcccccccttacAGCATGTTCTTTGGAGTGCTACCTTTGTCCATATCCAACTGCCAGTGCCGAATGTACTGATACAAAGAATTGTACAGCGACTCAACAGTTATGCAAAACAACAGTAACCGGAGGATTTGAAGGTGAGTTTCTTTAtcatcaaattaaaattaaaactaaatactagaattagacaccaatcagcaagcgctacccaggtgctgaaccaacaataggccggctcctaagctaacatttctgcttttcaaataaagataccaagaggacgaataaaaaatgataataggcataaattaaaaagttacttaaaattgcatgatctatctgaatcctgaaagaaaaaaataggtttcatatccctttaaggttgccatattgcctctttaaaggaggacacatatgaaaaatacagatATCTCGGTTTTTACAACAGAACATTATTCAAATGTacattatgtatttttatatttttcatgtgtccttCCTTAAACAATATAACAACCCTAGCTGCACTCTCAACCCGAGTGTGTACAAACACCCAAGTCATTAGCAAAACTCGCAGGCCTGGGCACTCACTAGCTCTCACAGGCAGCTGCATCTGCAATTATTATTgcagttaaagtgacagtacattccttgtaattacaagacatttctattgcgTTGTAATACAATAACATAGCCAAGTCTAAAAAtgtttaacatcctttttactgaatTTATATTTCCATAGCTAAACCCAACCAACAATTTGCAACAAAAAGACTAGCCGCTGtcataaagttattaaaaatgcattgttttgcagttgttatttgataaagccaattaggaacatatatgtagcagagttggcTTTaataagtcagcaggtgcatttcaagttctgagaattagaaatcactcaattttcaaagctaaattacatgaaaaggggacaaaataattaaatatattgcaaagttgtttcattatgcataactaaactaaaaaaatctCAGTGTTTACTGTCTTTTAACCCCAGACCAGCTTGTGTGCAAAGTCCATTAGGAGAAATCACATTAGATTATCAAACAATATGCATAATAGTTGGCCCTTACTTGGATAGGAAAGCAAttctggcccagattacaagtggagcactattatagtgcagggtgtgctatcaatatcCTGGACCGCACTAGTATTAGAGCAAAAACTGATATCACAAGTCCATGATAAAGAAGAATAACAAATAAATGTTTAGCCTGGTTGTAATCCCTGTAGCACCCCtatgctttcaatggatattgtgacttTGCTAAaaatcgctcatattacaagttgaaaattgtGTAACAGCGCTAAAAAACTTGAGACCTAGgggcgatttatgaaagtgcgagaggacatgatacgatgtagcgtatcatgtgcaCCGCACATCGATACATGACGACAGCatacattcttgtgaactgcttgtacaatgccgcaccctgcagattcgcagccaattgtccgctagcagggggagtcaatcagcccgttcatataggatcgggtggattgatatccgcagcctcagagcaggcagaaaggTTATGGAGctgctgtctttagaccgctgattcataactgctttttccggcgagccattcggagcttgataattcggccccctaaaGTTAAGTATTAGGACTACAAAAATTGTAATAAAACACgtgaaacatatttaaaaaaagttttacacttatatatatatttatatatatatatatatatacacacagaaaagcACACTCTCACggacaaacaaccagctcaataccattgttagcctgttttttgccgatttaccacctgggtgcagcttcttttagcccagtaatgcttttcacagagtagaactttcctatagtatatcagtctgatcccgcctattaaggtcagtccagtactgaaataccaggcaattcctctctaaacaatgaacacaacaaccccagacgatcgtttcggccttcattggaccttgtcagtgaggtgtagccatattcctctaagcacactgatcctcgtctggattcccctttttcccatagggagactaaatacacacagagagaagcacactcacaggaatgaacaaccggctcaataccattgttaacctgttcttttgtgatttaccacctgggtgcagcttcttttagcccagtaatgcttttcacagagtagaactttcctgtagtatatcagtctgatcccgcctattacggtcagtccagcgccgaaataccaggcaattcctctctgaacaaggaacacagcaacccgagACGATTGTTTCTGCCAtaaaaggcgggatcagactgatatactacaggaaagttcttctctgtgaaacgcattactgggctaaaaagaagctgcacccaggtggtaaatcgccagagaacaggctaacaatggtattgagctggctgTTCATTCCTGTGGGTGTGcttctccctgtatgtatgtagtcTCCCTAAGGGGAAAAGGGGCaaacagatgtggactccttgctcagtgtacttaaaggaatatggctacacctcactgacaaggcccaatgaaggctgaaataattgtctggggttgctgtgttccttgttcagagaggaattgcctggtatttcggtgctggactgaccgtaataggcgggatctgactgatatattacaggaaagttctactctgtgcaaagcattactgggctaaaaagaagctgcacccatgtggtaaatcgccagagaacaggCTAACAGGCTtataatggtattgagctggttgttcattcctgtgagtgtgcttctgtctgtatgtatatatatatatatatatatatatatatatatatatatatatatatatatatatatatatgtatatatatatatatatatatatatatatatatatgtatatatatatactgtgtttatatatatatatatatatatatacacacacacttttaagcccttctcagtcaaacaccttgacatataaaatagctattaaaaaatgtatatttttttaataaaaatacttgagatacctttgttcttcatttaaaagaaaaagtaatttttccttttaaatatctatctaaatatataaaaaaaaacaatacaaagtgGAAGTGTTTAtcaatcctttattgaaggtgacgttttggggacagtcTCCCCTTCCTTAGAATATCCAGAAGTGcatgaaaacataaaaatatataggcCAAAAGACCCCTCCCCCTGTAAAAATGTGCCCAAAATGTGGTCATAACAACCCCTCACAAACAAATTAGTTAAACATATAAAAGACAAACCCAAGTGGAGATAGTGTAATGAAATAGTGTACAAAAACTGTGGCTCAGTAAGGAGCATCACATTCATGTAAACAGGGACaaactgatcagccaggcaaataggaccttaATCGAGGGCCCAGCAGGTAGGCagacccacaaatggcatctccatggctcctaaTGTGTTGCTTAAGCTGAGGTTGACAGCTGCGCTATCAgttactaagcagttaagtgtgggtttagtgggggccttgGCCCCAGAGTGTGGGCCTTGTGTCTGAATGTGGGGGTCTGTGACTGTGAGGTCCATGTGACTGTGAGGACCATGGAGTGTGGGCTCTGGCCATGGAGGTTAGGGGCCCTGTCACTGGCACTTGATTTTGGGGGTCCTGACCCTGAAGTTTGGGGGGTctggtgggggcagggcagggaggctaccatgttcatttgcataaatgtgGATCATTGTGAGACAGtgagggcccttccctaatttttaccTGGGGCCATGATTGGTCTCAATCTGTCCCTGCATGTAAACCAAAATGATGACTGGGTTAAATTCTGGCATGTAAGAAAATTCTTTGTTTTCCTCTCATTTTTTAGGTTATCCTTTTCAAGGAACTGAGATGGTCATTCGAGACTGTGCTAAAGACTGTTCTTCAAGTGACAGTGACCAGATTGGAGCTGACCAACTTGTTTTGTGTTGCAACAGTGATCTTTGCAATAACAGAGGTGTTTATGCTGGTGGATCAAATAGCGGAGCTGAAACTGTAAAGAATTCTTTTGGATTTGGATTACTTATTTGTTTCATAAGTATAGTTTTATCATTGAGAACTGTCCTGTAAACAAATGCAACACTCAAATGACAAGAAACACTAAGAAAGATTTTTTCAAAGGAacatatttatttgtaaaacaaaaaattgtgTGTATTCATCAATAATTCAACAGCACTTCTACAATACTCCTATTTATCAAGAAAGACTATAAACTAATCAAGGCCATtataacttaaagagacataaaacactttAACTTTGTGATATTAAAGACCTGTTTGTCAAAAACTCATCATCATGGAGTGAAACCATCACGTCAACTTTTACAGTGGCAGATCTCGTTATCTCTCTAAAACGTCCCCTTGAGATGCCTCTTATAGAAAATAATGATGTATTCGGAAATTGAGAATCCCACAGGGTGGCCCGAAGGTAACTAAGAGAATCTGGCACTGATAATACCATTTTTAAGCAAATACAAATGAAATAGTGTTCTTTCCAGTGTTCTATAATTGCATTCATGTCTTTTTCTATCAGTATAATGAGTACATTGTATATTTTGAGTTAATAGCTAGGATACATTTGTAGGGATAAAACCTGTAGaggtaaaatgcttagagaatacaaTAAGACCTGTGAGAGAACTTTAGATAAGCCCAAGAAATGCCCCTGTTCAACCAATTTGACAAACTTGTGAGACACATTATATGTTAGAAAAAATAACTatgctttggttttttttttttacttttttactacaAATTTAGATTTGTAGTTTGAAATGACTTTTTTTCTGtggacattaaatacatttttttccctgTGTGGTTTAaatatgaattgcataatttaaatttgaattttgcTGAATGCTTTAAATGTGAATTTGAATGCATATTATTAATATGATTTGTAATGAATGTTTTAACCCCTTTCACAGGGGCCTATTTAAGGCTGTACTGCATGAGGCATACAGAAATAGTGCAGTCTCTCCATTGTTTCTACAGCACTGTATTTTAATGTCTCTCTTTAACACACAGAAATATAGAAATTGCCTTTAAACATTCTCCTCTGAATTGAAATCTTTAGAAACACAGGGATAAAATGCTAAATcactcaaaatacattttttaagcatAGTTTTAAGGTTATTACCTCACTATAGTCATAGGTGACACCATGTTGAAGTTTTTATTGCATTGCATTCCAGTGCTTAAGTGTGTGCAGCAATTCTCCTTCAGATATCGTTATACGGCAGTATAACATttgtttcaaaatggcagcaccaaTAATTAGACTGAGGTGCATGAAAATAatttggtgtttaatatccctttaattatgtgtagaAGGAAAACTTTGCAATAAATGTtcattagaaatggaagtgcacactgcaaaaTTGACAAACCTAACCCTACCACATATCTGTCACTAATTTTCTTTAGTGGAGATAAGTTTTAAATTACAAGCCTTGATTGGCTTCTtcaagtagtagtaataataataataataataaatggtggGGGTAAGTTTAGCCTTTGAAAAACAGCTGCAGGAAACAAGGTATTAATGTAATCAGAAAGTTTTCATGTTTCCCTTGCATGCTAATTTATTGTAGGAATACAGAAAGAAATTCTAATTccaaggtgttttatgtccctataagacAAATGTTACAGTTTTAAAGTATTACTGAAATtcttgttaaaggaacatgaaacctaattttttttctttcatgattcagttaaagcatatgattttaaccaactttccaatttacttctattgtctaatttgcttacttCTATTAGTAATCTTCATTGAAAATCATTCTTACGAAGGGCTTAGgatgcttggagctagctgctgattggtggatgcactagtatgcccattttcattggtaaccgatgtgttcagctaactccattgctgcttcttctataaaggataccaaaataatgaagcaaaattgataacagatttAAACTGGAAAGTTAAAATgtatattctatttgaatcatgtactaaaatgtgggttttatgtccatttaaaaatatattccaaagCTATAATAAATGACTTAATACAATTTAAggatataaactatattaatactATAAATACATTAAGATTCATTAAAATCACTGTGTGAAGTGTTTTGCTATCAACAGAAACAAACTATTCAAATGAAATGATagtaaaaatgcatttttaaaatgatACAATTATCTTTTTTCCAAAGGAGTCAAaccactatttatttttatttaaaaaaaataaattaaacagatAAATTATAATATAACAGTTTTGATTCTGGCTCGCTGCCTCACTCCTTATACTTTCTGTTGTGTAGTGAGGTCCCAAGATTTCTGTACCTTGCATTATCTGTGTGCGTCTGATCTCTGATAAACTAACTGCGCATGTGCAGTTTGTCTGCAGTAACATGCCTTAAATGGCTCGGGTTTCACAAGAAAGcttgtttatattaattttaataggCCACATAGCAAGGCTTTACAATGACTGTTTGCGCTGCTGCAATGTGCAGAATAAAAAAGCCTGcttaactggacagtccagtaaaactttcacaaaaatactgaacacttaAATGTCCAGGTTTATTTTTTAAAGTCCACTAGTTTTACTTACatgtaaaaggcctcctatgcctcaGTGCTTTAAAAATATGTAGCAGATAGAGATGAAtgacagtcaagggggtcaaatcactactaTTTATGCAATTTGTATGTTACAGGCAGCAATGGGGTAGACAGACTGTTTAGTTGTTAAAAATATACATCAAGATCACTAGTGTATATTTTTGAGGgtggggcattgtgtgaccccgCCTACAATTATGTCCTAGAGATTGTTCAGTAGTTTTATGTTAAACAGACAGCAAAAATAGCAGCAAAGGCAATATATGGTAAcacatttaattaaaacaaaaatactatttAAATCTATGATTTACTTAATAAGTTAATTTCATGAGGTTTACATTTACTGTGATTTTAAATGCAAAAtgattcttccttttatatctatcctctgtttatcatctatttttctaataatttatttCTTGTTGTTACTGTTAATTCATGAACcaatactaaataataaaaaaacaacttgacaTATTTTCTGTCTGAGTGTAtctgtttattttgaaaattaGATGTTCTTTGATGCTTTGTATATTATGATCATGCAGATGTGTCCCTTTCCACCAAAggggcaggggtcaagtcgagcgggtactcatgggaacggagttcctgcactatttttgcaggaggaactaagttccctctggacagagaacagagatgcttcagtaaacactgctgctgatgGGAGGAGCTAGAGGAAGTCTGGTTAGATGGATAGTGAGAtcttctagtaatgggcagtaacaattcctacaatacactaaatgcaagcctgtcagtggtcctgttgtgtgatcaccctgcactgtgtgtaacacatggtgcttagatttctgtgtggcttgctctggggttattcaGCAGAAGTCGGACTATTgcactttaagtgggtgagactctgtgacatagGAGGATTCCcaagcccaaaggcaaccatttaacccttcatttgatttaatttgctttcattaaccaaagtgtatagattattgtaactagggttgcaccgataccgatactagtatcggtatcggtgccgataccaagtatttgcatgagtacttgtactcgtgcaaatgcaccgatacttaaaccgatacctccaattcctaaccatatgccatcttgtggcattttttcaaactgtatgttcctatatcattttaagctggagtggagacttaactaaaaattgttcacttctgttttgccaatacaaattgctgttatttgtattattttacgtcaGAGCAGCGCTTTAAAAGCTGCtattttacagctggaagcctctcatcttgcacaattatgctcaaaatatactgtactctgaggaacacccttagccagggctggactgggaattaaaagcagccctggaaaaatatgaagaccggccctattttctgttgagtcagtagaatacaaatgccccatttttctcaaaggggattactgagaTACTCCTTACCCAatgttattttcagaattaaattatacgactttgtattaagtacaagtgtcagatttatcagttatataggcaccctacaacccaattgcatccagtaatcacccctttaaattgtagctttccagtcccagctgctgcagctgttatttattgttgttattattaatatatgttattgtaataattttatttataaatatgttttgtgaactttgtgacaacaagcacataaaactgttttattatttcataatgtcttttgagataaagttaataattataaagaagcgatcttaaatcattagtctgtattgtgcttggtaaactgtcatgacattaaaaaagtatcggtaattggtatcggtgagtatttgaaaaaaagtatcagtacttgtactcggtcttaaaaaaatggtattggtgcaaccctaattgtAACTATTCTCTCGTCAGGgtcttgttatgttttcattccaTATTACATAaaccactgtacctttaaggttTTAATCAATGCCCCTTTTTCCATTGTTATATAAGTCTCATTCTCAGATACcacgttgcttggtaattttgaATTATTCCTGAGCTATATGCTGAAGATTTAACTACTCTAGGTTGTTAAGCTTTCTCCCGTCTTTTCT
This region includes:
- the LOC128661175 gene encoding ly6/PLAUR domain-containing protein 2-like, producing MKGFIISILALALCFDLACSLECYLCPYPTASAECTDTKNCTATQQLCKTTVTGGFEGYPFQGTEMVIRDCAKDCSSSDSDQIGADQLVLCCNSDLCNNRGVYAGGSNSGAETVKNSFGFGLLICFISIVLSLRTVL